The window AATCTCCTCAAGCTTCATGATACCGCCTTCCCTGCCTTCGACACAATATATATTCCATCCTGGAACACGCGCTTATCATAGTTTTTGATCCTCGTGGCGCGCTCTATGTTGGCGGCAGTCTGGCCCGCATGCTCGATATACGGTGAAGAAACAGTGACCTGATCTCCCGATATGCTGACCTTCGCACCGCCGACAATGGCTGCCCTCCTCGGATGCCTCTCGCCAAGGAAGTTTTCAATCATTACCTCCGGGCCTTTCACCTGAACCTTAATCGGGAAATGGGCATAGACAATCCTGAGTCTGTATTCGAATCCCTTGGAAACGCCTTCAATCATGCTCCTTATCTCGGATGTTATGGTGTTGAGATTTGCAAGCTCCAGCTTTGAGGGCATTTCAATGCCTAGCTTCAGTGTCTTTCCGGAAATACTGGCATCCACCCTGCCGAAATTCACCTTCCTGGCTATTTCGCCTGCCTTCCCCTTTGAGGTTACGGCATCCGGGCTGATTGACAGCTTTACATCGTCCGGTATCTGTATTTCATTCTCCGCTCTGCCGATTACTGCCATCGATTACACCTCAGTAGACGTACGCCAGGAGCTTTCCTCCCACACCAAGCTCCTTTGCCTTGAACTGCGAAATGACACCGTTTGTGGTCGTCATTATAAGAAGGCCGAAATCCTGTGCGGGAAGGTATCTTGACTCGTACTGCTCGATATCCATCTTCCTCACAGAATGGCGGGGCTTCACCACACCGCAGTTGTTTATTCTCTTTGCAAGGACGACCCTGAAGATTCCGGCCCTGCCGTCGTCAACGAGCTCAAACTGGCGGATATAGCCGTTCTCTGCCATGACTTTCAGCACATGCCCTATGAGCTTTGATGCCGGGCGTATCACGCATTCGTCCTTACCCCTTTCCTCCGCGTTCTTTATTGTCGACATTGCGTCATTTAATGGATCAGATTGCATACTGTTCACCTCAGGAATATTTCCTGAACTCAAGCTGCGGGGCAATTTCCCTGAAGCACTGTCTGCACAGGTGCAGCCCGTATCTTCTCACTATGCCCCTCTTCCTTCCGCATCTCCTGCATCCCGCCTTCCTGCCGAATTCCTTCCTGGGCTTCATTCAAGCACCTCCAAGCTGAAATGCTCCTTCAGGTATGCAACCGCTTCCGTCAGTGTCATGCGGTGTCTGGCAGGTATGCTCCTCCGTTTTGTCTGGCGACGTGCAATCCTGTATCCCTTCCTTTTCAGGGAGACGCTTATATCCATCCCGAAAACACCTATTTCAGGATCGTACTTCATTCCCTCGAAATCTGTATAGTCCGGTATGCCAAATGAAAAATTACCGTCGCTGCTGAACGAATAGAGACTCACCCTGTTTTCCTTCACCCAGAGGGCCTTCCTGAGGAATGTCATTGCCCTTTCTCCCCGGAGTGTTGTCTTGCATCCGATATTCTGTCCCTTTCTGATGCCGAAATCACGGTTGGTCCGCCTGGAATAGGTGACGGCTGCCGACTGGCCAGTAACCATTTCAAGCACTTTCTGTGCCTTGAGAAGGCGCTCGCCCGCTTCCCCTACACCTATATTGACAACGACCTTGTCAATTGCCGGTGCCCTCATCGGATTCATAATGCCGGCACCTCCACAGCCTTTATTGAAGAGACCTCATCCCCGGCAACAAACACGTTTCTCCATACCGTGGAGAAACCTTCCTTGAAATAGACCAGATTTGGAGCCGGATTTCTCCACTTTTCGAATTTTGAGACTGTGGCTATTTCCCCCACATGGGAACCGCCGGTGACGAGTGCCTTTGCCCCGGGCTTAAGC of the Candidatus Sysuiplasma jiujiangense genome contains:
- a CDS encoding 50S ribosomal protein L6, which translates into the protein MAVIGRAENEIQIPDDVKLSISPDAVTSKGKAGEIARKVNFGRVDASISGKTLKLGIEMPSKLELANLNTITSEIRSMIEGVSKGFEYRLRIVYAHFPIKVQVKGPEVMIENFLGERHPRRAAIVGGAKVSISGDQVTVSSPYIEHAGQTAANIERATRIKNYDKRVFQDGIYIVSKAGKAVS
- a CDS encoding 30S ribosomal protein S8 — encoded protein: MQSDPLNDAMSTIKNAEERGKDECVIRPASKLIGHVLKVMAENGYIRQFELVDDGRAGIFRVVLAKRINNCGVVKPRHSVRKMDIEQYESRYLPAQDFGLLIMTTTNGVISQFKAKELGVGGKLLAYVY
- a CDS encoding 30S ribosomal protein S14, encoding MKPRKEFGRKAGCRRCGRKRGIVRRYGLHLCRQCFREIAPQLEFRKYS
- a CDS encoding 50S ribosomal protein L5 → MRAPAIDKVVVNIGVGEAGERLLKAQKVLEMVTGQSAAVTYSRRTNRDFGIRKGQNIGCKTTLRGERAMTFLRKALWVKENRVSLYSFSSDGNFSFGIPDYTDFEGMKYDPEIGVFGMDISVSLKRKGYRIARRQTKRRSIPARHRMTLTEAVAYLKEHFSLEVLE